One stretch of Solenopsis invicta isolate M01_SB chromosome 16, UNIL_Sinv_3.0, whole genome shotgun sequence DNA includes these proteins:
- the LOC113003882 gene encoding uncharacterized protein LOC113003882: MRASTALLLCCIAWTNIVRTKLKTAPTKGTENQPYEIERFVHHPGIYFEIIGNLHQLDSTWKMVIRIDSTSLTNRLEQLRQYLQKTKSMCHFFAVANKDTCQNLYEITKDDYEEINKELIKINSMCESSELRKRGLVDGIGTIAKSLFGTMDSNDEKIINEQLTALHDEQQKAQHAVKNQIKILQQTIAHMDNTEEIIQKNENLLANATKNLREHLITNERQSNIHEHFITINAIVADLNRDIKDTLDYLTTIKQGILHPRLAPIKNIIENLKEASLQLPEGLYFPFRINKNKWFEIEKVITISAYCDTNNIFSILEFPLISHPKYKILNIISLPVPESENIATIIKIKNPLIAISSEQRAYITLSHNDLQACKLTNTDYLCKQNFQIQKINNNPICEVNIYIENKIQKENCEIKQIITSNIMWIPLKNPHAWLYSSPTKQYININCKDHGQIKQEIENTGKIKLRNNCEIISHEIILKSPKVMNETRIESYLPEYNISLPRDNVNISQAIQIQKINTKHSELKNLQTELQELNDDMNKNNNTYFQSKHFIYPMATSGSTMIIVTIIVISLIIYVIRKKKRSNSEKRVTIELKDNDEPKSIFKRNRSARF, translated from the coding sequence GTGTTGCATTGCGTGGACCAACATCGTGAGAACGAAACTAAAGACCGCACCAACTAAAGGAACAGAAAATCAACCGTACGAAATAGAGAGATTTGTCCACCATCCAGGAATATATTTCGAGATAATAGGAAACCTTCACCAATTAGACTCAACATGGAAAATGGTGATCCGAATAGATTCCACATCGTTAACAAATCGATTGGAACAATTGAGACAATatctacaaaaaacaaaaagtatgTGCCACTTTTTTGCAGTCGCAAATAAAGATACATGTCAAAACCTATACGAGATTACAAAAGATGActatgaagaaataaataaagagctaataaaaataaattccatgTGCGAATCATCAGAATTAAGAAAAAGAGGCCTAGTTGACGGAATAGGCACAATAGCCAAGTCTTTATTTGGCACAATGGATTCCAAcgacgaaaaaataattaacgaaCAATTAACCGCATTACATGACGAACAACAAAAGGCACAACATGcagtaaaaaatcaaattaaaatactgCAACAAACAATAGCTCATATGGATAACACGgaagaaataatacaaaaaaacgaAAATCTTCTCGCAAACGCGACAAAAAATCTAAGGGAACACCTAATAACCAATGAACGTCAAAGTAATATTCACGAACATTTTATCACAATCAACGCAATCGTAGCAGACTTAAACCGCGACATAAAAGATACACTAGATTATTTAACCACAATAAAACAAGGGATCTTACATCCCAGATTAGCaccgataaaaaatataatagaaaatctAAAAGAAGCGAGCTTACAATTGCCGGAAGGACTCTACTTCCCATTCcgcattaacaaaaataaatggtTCGAGATAGAAAAAGTAATAACTATAAGCGCGTACTGCGACACTAACAATATATTCTCGATATTAGAATTTCCATTAATATCAcatccaaaatataaaatattaaatataatttcgttACCTGTACCGGAAAGCGAAAATATAGCTACGATCATCAAGATAAAGAATCCGTTAATAGCGATAAGCTCCGAGCAACGCGCGTACATAACACTTTCGCATAATGATCTACAAGCGTGTAAACTTACTAACACTGATTATTTATGCAAACAAAATTtccaaatacaaaaaataaataacaaccCAATTTGTGAGGTAaacatatatatagaaaataaaattcaaaaagaaaattgcGAGATAAAGCAAATCATAACAAGTAACATCATGTGGATACCCCTAAAAAATCCACATGCATGGTTATACTCATCGCCAAcgaaacaatatattaatataaattgtaaagacCACGgacaaataaaacaagaaattgaaaatactggtaaaataaaattaagaaataattgtgaaattataagtcatgaaataatactaaaatcacCAAAAGTAATGAATGAAACGAGAATAGAATCATATCTACCAGAGTACAATATCTCACTACCAAgagataatgtaaatatatctcAAGCGATACAAATACAGAAAATCAATACAAAACATTCAGAATTGAAAAATCTACAAACAGAGTTACAAGAATTGAATGAtgacatgaataaaaataataatacgtattttcaatcaaaacattttatttatccaaTGGCAACCAGTGGCTCTACCATGATAATAGTcacaataattgttataagcctaataatatacgttataaggAAAAAGAAACGGAGTAACTCCGAGAAACGTGTAACAATAGAATTAAAAGATAACGATGAaccaaaatcaattttcaaacgTAACAGAAGTGCACGTTTCTAA